GAGGTCATCGCATGGGCCGGCATGGCGTGGTAAGCGCCCATGCTGTCGGGCGCCGCGGTGCTCACCTCGGTTATCGGCTCCATCCCGGCCGCGGCCATGCCGGTGTAATGCATCGTCACCACGCCCAGGCCCAGCAGAACGGCACCGGCGGCACGTTGCACCGGGCGCTGGGTCCGGAAGGCCAGCCACAAGGCCGCGGTGGAGGCGACGATGGCGACGGCCACCGAAACGGCGACCAGAATGACGTCGTAGGACAGGTTCATGTCCATGCGCATGCCCGCCATCCCTACGTAGTGCATGCTGACGATGCCAAGCCCCGTCAGGGTTCCCGCCACCGGCAGAGTGTGACGGCGGGGACGGTTGCGGGCGACGGCGAACAGGCCGGCCCCGGAAACGGCCACCGCCAGCAGGAAGGACAATGCGGTAAGCCCGGCGTCGTAGCTGATCGGTATGTCGCTGCGATAGGCGAGCATGCCGATGAAGTGCATCGACCAAATCCCCGCCCCGAGGGCCAGCGCCGCACTCGCCAGCCGCCGGCCGTCGCCCGGGTCGCGCTCGGAATCGCCGCGGCGGTTCGGCGCGATGGAGGAATTGGCCGTGCTGTTGCCGCTGTGATGGGCGAGATCCAGCGCCACATAACCTCCGAACACGGCGATTACGTATGACAACACGACGAGGAGGGGGTCGTAATGGCCGGGCACGGTGGGCTTTGCTGTTGTGGGACCACGTTCGGGGAAGGAGCAGACCTGATTGTGCGTGTACAGGAACAATTTTGGTGAAGGTGCCAGCCCCTTCCTGCAAACGAAAGGCTCGCCTTGGTGGTAGACAGGCGACCTAGGACGTCCGTCGGGATATTTCGAATGAACAGCAAACTCCCGCCCGGCCCCACGCCAGGGGCAGACAAGCATACCGCCTCGCCGGTTCGGCCGAAGCAGCCGTGGCGGCTGTTGTCGCGGCTGCTGCGTCCGGTCGCGACCCTGCTCGCGGTCGGATATTTCCTTCTGGATGCGCTGGCTTACTGGGTGGTGCGGCCGGTGGTCCGCCGGATCGCCCGGCTGCCGCTGTTAGGGCGGATCGGCCGCTGGGTGGCCGGGCTGGGGCCTTATCCGTCGCTGATCCTCGTCCTGGTGCCCCTGGCGTTGCTGGAGCCGGCGAAGCCGGTTGGGGCATGGCTGTTCGCCACCGGCCGCCCGATGTCCGGGGCCGCCGTGATCGTCGGGGCGGAACTGGTCAAGATCACCTTGGTTGAGCGGCTGTTCCATGCCGCCAAGCCGAAACTGCTGACCATAGGCTGGTTCGCCTGGGGCTATGTTCGGGTGACGGCCTGGCTCGCCTGGCTGAAGGAGACCGCTCCCGTCCGCGCCGCCCGTCGTCTGCTGTCCGGCCTCCGCCGTGTCGGTCGCCGGGTCGGCCGGCGGCTGTCGCTGATGATGCGGCGGTTGGCGCGGGGGTGACCGCCTATCCCAACACAGCCAGCACCAGCGCCGAGGCGATCAGCAGGGCGCAGGCGCGGCGATAGAGCACCAGCGCCCGGTCGATGTCGTCGGGGGTGGCGGCGGTGCGGCCGGGGCCTAGCCAGACATCCTCGATCCGGGTGGCGCCATAGACCCGCGGGCCGCCCAGCCGCAGGTCGAGCGCGCCGGCCATCGCCGCTTCCGGCCAGCCGGCATTCGGGGAGCGGTGGCGGTGGGCGTCCCGCCGGACCGACGCCCAGGCCTGCGTCGCGTCGCCGCCGCCGGTCATCCAGGCGGCCCCCACCAGCAGAAGGGCGGTCAGGCGCGATCCCGGCAGGTTGACCAGATCGTCCAGCCGCGCCGCCGCCCAACCGAAGGCCTCGTGGCGCGGGGTGCGGTGGCCGATCATGCTGTCCGCGGTGTTGACCGCCTTGTAGAGCGCCAGACCGGGCAGCCCGCCAACCAGCAGCCAGAAGGCCGGCGCCACCACCCCGTCGGAGAAATTCTCCGCGAGGCTTTCGATGGCGGCGCGGGCGACGGCGGGCTCGTCGAGCGTCGCCGGGTTGCGGCCGACGATCATCGACACCGCCTTGCGCGCACCCTCCAGCCCACCGGTGCGGAAGCCCTTGGCAACGGCCGCCACATGGTCGTGCAGGCTGCGCTGGGCCAACAGGGTGGAGGCCAACACTGCCTCGACCAGCCAGCCGAACGGCAGCAGCCGGCAGACCCAGGCCACCGCCACCGCGACACCGCCGACCGTCAGCAGAAGCACCACAACCGCCAGCACGCCGAACGCCTTGCGGCGGCCAAAGCCATCGGTCTCATGGTTGAGCGTACGGTCAAGCTGGGCGATAAGCGCTCCGATCCACACGACCGGGTGACGGATGCGGGCGTAGAGTGGATCGGGATAGCCCGCCAGCGCTTCGACGATGAGTGCGGTGGCGAGCAGGAAGGGATGCAGCGGCACGGGTGGGACGTTCCAGGCAATGGGGCGGCGCGCTGGCCGCGCGTCGGTGAATGAG
The Azospirillum sp. TSA2s DNA segment above includes these coding regions:
- the cbiB gene encoding adenosylcobinamide-phosphate synthase CbiB, with the protein product MPLHPFLLATALIVEALAGYPDPLYARIRHPVVWIGALIAQLDRTLNHETDGFGRRKAFGVLAVVVLLLTVGGVAVAVAWVCRLLPFGWLVEAVLASTLLAQRSLHDHVAAVAKGFRTGGLEGARKAVSMIVGRNPATLDEPAVARAAIESLAENFSDGVVAPAFWLLVGGLPGLALYKAVNTADSMIGHRTPRHEAFGWAAARLDDLVNLPGSRLTALLLVGAAWMTGGGDATQAWASVRRDAHRHRSPNAGWPEAAMAGALDLRLGGPRVYGATRIEDVWLGPGRTAATPDDIDRALVLYRRACALLIASALVLAVLG